GACGCCTACCGCTACTGTTCGGTGGTCGGGGAGGTGACGGCGCTGACCGACGAGGGCGCCGAGGACCACATCGACGACCTGGCGGCCCGCTACTTCGGCGTCGACGAGTACCCCAGCTACGACGAGGACCCGGGTCCCAGAGTGATCGTCGAGATCCGACCGGACGAGGTGTTCACGGCCTGAAAACCGCCGCCGTCGAGCGGACGGCCGTCGGAGGGACCGGGATCGGTCGACCCGGTCGTCCCCGAGCGTTTTCAGTACTCTTTTGCCCCCCGAGGGGGCAAATCCGGTATCGTGAAGGGTCAGGAGTGGTACCAGCAGGAAACTGTCGTCGAGTCCTACGAGGACAAACGGTTCTCCCGTGGTGGGGGTCGGCTCACCGACCGACTGGAGAAGAAAGCGGTCGGTGAGGCGCTCGCGCCCGTCGCGGACCGGAAGATCCTCGAGATCGCCTGCGGCACCGGCCGCTTTTCGGTGATGCTCGCTCAGCAGGGCGCGGACGTGGTCGGGCTGGATATCTCGGCCCCGATGCTCGGCGAAGGCCGGCGGAAGGCCCGCCAGGCCGGCGTCGACGACCATCTGGAGTTCCTGCGCGGGGACGCGGCCCGCCTGCCGTTCCCCGACGATCACTTCGACTCCGTGTTCGCCATCCGGTTTTTCCACCTCGTGGACGAGCCAAAGCGGTACCTCCGCGAGCTCGCCCGGGTCTCCAGCGATCAGGTCGTCTTCGAGACGTACAACCGGTTCTCCGGTCGCTCGCTGTACAACTGGGCGCTCCCGATGGGGTCGCGGCTGTACTCCCGGCGCGAGGTCGACGGCATGCTCGCGGCCGCCGACCTGCGGCTGACCGACGAGACCCACGAGTTCGTCGTCCCCTTCGGCCTCTACCGGAAACTTCCGGGCGGCGTCGCGAAGGCGTTCCGCACGGTCGAGGAGGGGCTCGACCGCACGCCGCTGGGCGACAGCCTCGCCTCGATCTCCTACTGGTCGGCCACCGTCGAGTGAGACGAACGGTCCGGTCCGCGGTGGCTCTGCCCGCTCGGCGGCGTCTGACTCGGAGTCGCACGGCTCCGTTCGTCCCACGGCTTTTATACGCGTCGAGCTTGCTACGGACTGTATGCAGCTCTCGGTGGTGGTTCCGACGCTCGACGGCCGGGAGCAACTCGCCCGGACGCTCGACGCGCTGACCGGGCACGTCGCCGCGGCCGAAGTGGTGGTAGTCAACGGCCCGTCGACCGACGGGACGACCGGGATGGTCCGCGAACGCGACGACGTGGACGTACTCGTCGAAGTCGCCGACCGGACCGTCACGGCCGCGCGCAACGCCGGCATCGAACAGACCACCGGCGACGCCGTCGCGCTGGTCGACCAGGGCCTGGCCGTGACCGACGAGTGGTACGGCGCCCTGGTCGAGGGGCTGGCCGACGCCGACGTAGTCTCCG
This DNA window, taken from Halosimplex litoreum, encodes the following:
- a CDS encoding class I SAM-dependent methyltransferase encodes the protein MKGQEWYQQETVVESYEDKRFSRGGGRLTDRLEKKAVGEALAPVADRKILEIACGTGRFSVMLAQQGADVVGLDISAPMLGEGRRKARQAGVDDHLEFLRGDAARLPFPDDHFDSVFAIRFFHLVDEPKRYLRELARVSSDQVVFETYNRFSGRSLYNWALPMGSRLYSRREVDGMLAAADLRLTDETHEFVVPFGLYRKLPGGVAKAFRTVEEGLDRTPLGDSLASISYWSATVE